A genomic region of Anopheles aquasalis chromosome Y, idAnoAquaMG_Q_19, whole genome shotgun sequence contains the following coding sequences:
- the LOC126579602 gene encoding uncharacterized protein LOC126579602 isoform X2 — protein MRINMLEKPSTKYAESDDCDSLPPPPPPDDDSYFDDEDDDRLPPPHGGQHHHHHHHHNINSNHHQQQQQQQQQQQQHHLSHLTHGSMHHALHTGGMHLPASRAEHHSVGSDLTASPKKDRKLRHSNSNSLHTPATTTGDGGQPPSKHGGKLAGGQSNPAAPGGKTPSGANGHGHHHHHHHHHHHLRGSGGANNGSTGTGAAAGAGLHLKSSRAESVLSSDSDIRFTRRKLGDNQKCGCALIAGFLLILLCAGAIVYVGYTYLRPEPLPDRIFRARLRVIDGDRWTPELADQKTLRFQHRARDYRERINLIMRRSDLREPFEGSEILALDGNDEPGDLTLHFALYFDPYAEMVSAADLHAILMEEISGQERKYFRNLTIDPTSLVIKEVSGSEDDLVGTSASSPLGGKDEVPGGAPETSITTVRPVPVRKCEPLRLGYCRSVGYNVTTYPNYFGHGSLEEVEADLISFRELVDAECFRQAFDFVCRLLQPPCEHRSVVEPVPGTVCRQYCQAFWAGCGERLPERIRRFLDCERFPESTGIQSCHSKPGCTGELQANALSSRLCDGVADCADLSDENTCTFCAYGAISCGRSRACYARNARCDGKLDCPDGSDEKDCLSISPQVNFLTFPPPIVPFRPRFYSEGYAVFSEKGTTGKLCSVGMESNEYVRNTVAESLCKALGYERVDYSEIRNDTEPNTSYVRVLDPRASEISFVRTQCQSKQSLYVACSHLECGVQSAHPPSASVGLSKMATPGDWPWHVALLRSDTHVCDGTLVSKDWVLTTESCFQGQPKATWIAVFGAVRLSSNAPWTQRRRIIGMVKSPVEGSTAAMVRLETPVVYSDFVRPICLPDIPQKEPVDRTSDNAVTPTPHAEKYSTKVGRGDVGRGPAAAASKPANHSKLKEYRQYFEMPGEVELLGDEYGDLNEAAKYVNQYSADFADEQYQVPQAEAASSGQPQTTPTSGTISSYPLPANSPQTTSYISALNYIGSGGGGGGAGVGGVAPPPYHQVTRGGKHGQWTNCNTLGWSRQRDHLQRVQLKLIDMSPCENISIATVNSMCAESAYHKPDCSEEEFAGSPVVCLLPSDRRWALVGLSSWRIACAPNGIERPRMYDKVTPNTPWIRDTIAATVT, from the exons ATGCGGATCAACATGCTGGAG AAACCCAGTACAAAGTACGCGGAGTCGGACGATTGCGactcgctaccaccaccgccaccaccggacgatGATTCCTATTttgacgacgaggatgatgatcgactgccgccaccacacggtggccaacatcatcaccatcatcaccaccacaacatcaacagcaatcatcaccagcaacagcagcagcagcagcagcagcagcagcaacatcacctgTCCCATCTGACGCACGGCTCCATGCATCACGCGCTGCATACCGGCGGTATGCACTTGCCGGCGTCACGGGCGGAGCACCACAGTGTTGGTTCCGATCTGACCGCCAGCCCCAAGAAGGACCGCAAACTGCGccactccaactccaacagcTTGCACACCCCAGCCACCACAACCGGTGACGGAGGCCAACCGCCGTCCAAGCATGGCGGCAAACTGGCCGGAGGTCAATCGAATCCCGCCGCCCCTGGCGGCAAAACCCCTTccggagcgaatggccacggtcaccatcatcaccaccaccatcaccatcatcatctgcgcggcagcggtggtgctAACAACGGGAGCACGGGAACGGGCGCCGCGGCCGGTGCGGGACTGCACCTGAAGAGTAGCCGGGCCGAGTCAGTCCTGTCGAGCGACTCGGACATCCGCTTTACGCGCCGCAAGCTCGGCGACAACCAGAAGTGTGGCTGTGCGCTGATCGCCGGCTTCCTGCTCATACTGCTCTGTGCCGGCGCCATCGTCTACGTTGGAT ATACGTACCTGCGACCGGAACCGCTGCCGGACCGGATATTTCGTGCCCGGTTACGCGTGATCGATGGTGACCGGTGGACGCCGGAACTGGCCGACCAGAAAACGCTCCGGTTCCAGCACCGGGCCCGGGACTACCGGGAGCGCATAAATCTGATCATGCGCCGTTCGGACCTGCGCGAACCGTTCGAGGGTAGCGAGATACTGGCGCTGGATGG tAACGACGAGCCGGGCGATCTTACGCTTCACTTTGCGCTGTACTTCGATCCGTACGCCGAGATGGTGTCGGCCGCCGATCTGCACGCGATCCTGATGGAAGAGATCAGCGGGCAGGAGCGGAAGTACTTCCGGAACCTTACCATCGACCCGACCAGCCTGGTGATCAAGGAGGTGTCCGGCTCGGAGGATGACCTGGTCGGTACGTCCGCCTCGTCACCGCTCGGTGGCAAAGATGAGGTACCGGGTGGTGCACCGGAAACGTCGATCACGACGGTacggccggtaccggtgcggAAGTGTGAACCGCTCCGGCTCGGTTACTGCCGCTCGGTCGGCTACAACGTCACCACCTACCCGAACTACTTCGGCCACGGGTCGCTCGAGGAGGTCGAGGCGGATCTGATCTCGTTCCGTGAGCTCGTCGATGCCGAGTGTTTCCGGCAGGCGTTCGATTTCGTCTGCCGGTTGCTGCAGCCACCGTGCgagcaccgatcggtggtggaacCGGTGCCCGGTACTGTCTGCCGCCAGTACTGCCAGGCGTTCTGGGCCGGGTGTGGCGAGCGACTGCCGGAGCGCATCCGCCGCTTCCTCGACTGCGAGCGGTTCCCCGAGTCGACCGGTATCCAGTCGTGCCACAGTAAACCAGGCTGCACCGGCGAGCTCCAGGCGAACGCCCTGTCGTCCCGGCTCTGTGACGGTGTCGCCGACTGTGCCGACCTGTCGGACGAGAACACCTGCACCTTCTGTGCGTACGGTGCGATCTCGTGCGGCCGCAGCCGTGCCTGTTACGCCCGGAATGCCCGCTGCGACGGCAAGCTCGACTGTCCCGATGGTAGCGACGAGAAGGATTGCC TGTCGATTTCACCGCAGGTCAATTTCCTCACCTTTCCCCCCCCGATCGTACCATTCCGGCCCCGGTTCTACTCCGAGGGGTATGCCGTCTTCTCGGAAAAGGGAACCACCGGGAAGCTGTGCTCGGTGGGCATGGAATCGAACGAGTACGTGCGGAACACGGTGGCCGAGTCGCTGTGCAAGGCGCTCGGTTACGAGCGCGTCGACTACTCCGAGATCCGGAACGATACCGAGCCGAACACGAGCTACGTGCGCGTATTGGATCCGCGCGCCTCCGAGATCTCGTTCGTACGGACGCAGTGCCAGAGCAAACAGTCACTGTACGTGGCCTGCAGCCACCTGGAGTGCGGTGTTCAGTCTGCCCATCCACCGTCGGCGAGCGTCGGCCTGTCCAAGATGGCCACACCGGGCGATTGGCCGTGGCATGTGGCGCTCCTGCGCTCCGACACGCACGTCTGCGATGGCACGCTG GTATCAAAGGATTGGGTTCTCACGACGGAATCCTGCTTCCAGGGGCAACCTAAAGCCACCTGGATCGCGGTGTTCGGTGCGGTTCGGCTCTCATCCAACGCACCCTGGACACAGCGGCGTCGAATC ATCGGGATGGTAAAGTCACCGGTCGAGGGTAGCACGGCGGCCATGGTACGGCTCGAGACACCCGTCGTCTACTCGGACTTTGTCCGACCGATCTGCCTACCCGACATCCCGCAGAAGGAACCGGTCGATCGCACAAGTGACAACGCCGTGACGCCGACACCGCACGCCGAAAAGTATTCGACAAAGGTGGGCCGCGGTGATGTTGGGCGGGGcccggccgccgccgccagcaaACCGGCAAACCACAGCAAGCTGAAGGAGTACCGCCAGTACTTTGAGATGCCGGGCGAGGTCGAGCTGCTCGGTGACGAGTACGGTGATCTGAACGAAGCCGCCAAGTACGTCAACCAGTACAGTGCGGACTTTGCCGATGAGCAGTATCAGGTGCCGCAGGCCGAAGCGGCCAGTAGTGGCCAACCCCAGACGACACCGACGAGCGGTACCATCTCGAGCTACCCGTTGCCCGCCAACTCACCCCAGACCACTAGCTACATTTCGGCGCTCAACTACATcgggtctggtggtggtggtggtggtgccggtgtcggAGGCGTCGCACCGCCACCCTACCACCAGGTGACGCGTGGTGGTAAGCACGGCCAGTGGACCAACTGCAACACGCTCGGCTGGTCACGGCAGCGGGACCATCTGCAGCGGGTGCAGCTGAAGCTGATCGACATGTCACCGTGCGAGAACATCTCGATCGCGACCGTCAACAGCATGTGCGCCGAGTCGGCCTACCACAAGCCGGACTGCAGCGAGGAAGAGTTTGCCGGCAGCCCGGTCGTCTGTCTGCTGCCGAGCGACCGGCGGTGGGCCCTGGTCGGGCTGAGCTCGTGGCGCATCGCCTGCGCACCGAACGGTATCGAGCGGCCCCGCATGTACGACAAGGTGACACCCAACACGCCGTGGATACGGGACACGATCGCTGCGACGGTCACCTGA
- the LOC126579602 gene encoding uncharacterized protein LOC126579602 isoform X1, whose translation MEGSVTRKKNTVVPMAGRKPSTKYAESDDCDSLPPPPPPDDDSYFDDEDDDRLPPPHGGQHHHHHHHHNINSNHHQQQQQQQQQQQQHHLSHLTHGSMHHALHTGGMHLPASRAEHHSVGSDLTASPKKDRKLRHSNSNSLHTPATTTGDGGQPPSKHGGKLAGGQSNPAAPGGKTPSGANGHGHHHHHHHHHHHLRGSGGANNGSTGTGAAAGAGLHLKSSRAESVLSSDSDIRFTRRKLGDNQKCGCALIAGFLLILLCAGAIVYVGYTYLRPEPLPDRIFRARLRVIDGDRWTPELADQKTLRFQHRARDYRERINLIMRRSDLREPFEGSEILALDGNDEPGDLTLHFALYFDPYAEMVSAADLHAILMEEISGQERKYFRNLTIDPTSLVIKEVSGSEDDLVGTSASSPLGGKDEVPGGAPETSITTVRPVPVRKCEPLRLGYCRSVGYNVTTYPNYFGHGSLEEVEADLISFRELVDAECFRQAFDFVCRLLQPPCEHRSVVEPVPGTVCRQYCQAFWAGCGERLPERIRRFLDCERFPESTGIQSCHSKPGCTGELQANALSSRLCDGVADCADLSDENTCTFCAYGAISCGRSRACYARNARCDGKLDCPDGSDEKDCLSISPQVNFLTFPPPIVPFRPRFYSEGYAVFSEKGTTGKLCSVGMESNEYVRNTVAESLCKALGYERVDYSEIRNDTEPNTSYVRVLDPRASEISFVRTQCQSKQSLYVACSHLECGVQSAHPPSASVGLSKMATPGDWPWHVALLRSDTHVCDGTLVSKDWVLTTESCFQGQPKATWIAVFGAVRLSSNAPWTQRRRIIGMVKSPVEGSTAAMVRLETPVVYSDFVRPICLPDIPQKEPVDRTSDNAVTPTPHAEKYSTKVGRGDVGRGPAAAASKPANHSKLKEYRQYFEMPGEVELLGDEYGDLNEAAKYVNQYSADFADEQYQVPQAEAASSGQPQTTPTSGTISSYPLPANSPQTTSYISALNYIGSGGGGGGAGVGGVAPPPYHQVTRGGKHGQWTNCNTLGWSRQRDHLQRVQLKLIDMSPCENISIATVNSMCAESAYHKPDCSEEEFAGSPVVCLLPSDRRWALVGLSSWRIACAPNGIERPRMYDKVTPNTPWIRDTIAATVT comes from the exons atgGAAGGGAGTGtgacgaggaaaaaaaacacggtggTCCCAATGGCCGGAAGG AAACCCAGTACAAAGTACGCGGAGTCGGACGATTGCGactcgctaccaccaccgccaccaccggacgatGATTCCTATTttgacgacgaggatgatgatcgactgccgccaccacacggtggccaacatcatcaccatcatcaccaccacaacatcaacagcaatcatcaccagcaacagcagcagcagcagcagcagcagcagcaacatcacctgTCCCATCTGACGCACGGCTCCATGCATCACGCGCTGCATACCGGCGGTATGCACTTGCCGGCGTCACGGGCGGAGCACCACAGTGTTGGTTCCGATCTGACCGCCAGCCCCAAGAAGGACCGCAAACTGCGccactccaactccaacagcTTGCACACCCCAGCCACCACAACCGGTGACGGAGGCCAACCGCCGTCCAAGCATGGCGGCAAACTGGCCGGAGGTCAATCGAATCCCGCCGCCCCTGGCGGCAAAACCCCTTccggagcgaatggccacggtcaccatcatcaccaccaccatcaccatcatcatctgcgcggcagcggtggtgctAACAACGGGAGCACGGGAACGGGCGCCGCGGCCGGTGCGGGACTGCACCTGAAGAGTAGCCGGGCCGAGTCAGTCCTGTCGAGCGACTCGGACATCCGCTTTACGCGCCGCAAGCTCGGCGACAACCAGAAGTGTGGCTGTGCGCTGATCGCCGGCTTCCTGCTCATACTGCTCTGTGCCGGCGCCATCGTCTACGTTGGAT ATACGTACCTGCGACCGGAACCGCTGCCGGACCGGATATTTCGTGCCCGGTTACGCGTGATCGATGGTGACCGGTGGACGCCGGAACTGGCCGACCAGAAAACGCTCCGGTTCCAGCACCGGGCCCGGGACTACCGGGAGCGCATAAATCTGATCATGCGCCGTTCGGACCTGCGCGAACCGTTCGAGGGTAGCGAGATACTGGCGCTGGATGG tAACGACGAGCCGGGCGATCTTACGCTTCACTTTGCGCTGTACTTCGATCCGTACGCCGAGATGGTGTCGGCCGCCGATCTGCACGCGATCCTGATGGAAGAGATCAGCGGGCAGGAGCGGAAGTACTTCCGGAACCTTACCATCGACCCGACCAGCCTGGTGATCAAGGAGGTGTCCGGCTCGGAGGATGACCTGGTCGGTACGTCCGCCTCGTCACCGCTCGGTGGCAAAGATGAGGTACCGGGTGGTGCACCGGAAACGTCGATCACGACGGTacggccggtaccggtgcggAAGTGTGAACCGCTCCGGCTCGGTTACTGCCGCTCGGTCGGCTACAACGTCACCACCTACCCGAACTACTTCGGCCACGGGTCGCTCGAGGAGGTCGAGGCGGATCTGATCTCGTTCCGTGAGCTCGTCGATGCCGAGTGTTTCCGGCAGGCGTTCGATTTCGTCTGCCGGTTGCTGCAGCCACCGTGCgagcaccgatcggtggtggaacCGGTGCCCGGTACTGTCTGCCGCCAGTACTGCCAGGCGTTCTGGGCCGGGTGTGGCGAGCGACTGCCGGAGCGCATCCGCCGCTTCCTCGACTGCGAGCGGTTCCCCGAGTCGACCGGTATCCAGTCGTGCCACAGTAAACCAGGCTGCACCGGCGAGCTCCAGGCGAACGCCCTGTCGTCCCGGCTCTGTGACGGTGTCGCCGACTGTGCCGACCTGTCGGACGAGAACACCTGCACCTTCTGTGCGTACGGTGCGATCTCGTGCGGCCGCAGCCGTGCCTGTTACGCCCGGAATGCCCGCTGCGACGGCAAGCTCGACTGTCCCGATGGTAGCGACGAGAAGGATTGCC TGTCGATTTCACCGCAGGTCAATTTCCTCACCTTTCCCCCCCCGATCGTACCATTCCGGCCCCGGTTCTACTCCGAGGGGTATGCCGTCTTCTCGGAAAAGGGAACCACCGGGAAGCTGTGCTCGGTGGGCATGGAATCGAACGAGTACGTGCGGAACACGGTGGCCGAGTCGCTGTGCAAGGCGCTCGGTTACGAGCGCGTCGACTACTCCGAGATCCGGAACGATACCGAGCCGAACACGAGCTACGTGCGCGTATTGGATCCGCGCGCCTCCGAGATCTCGTTCGTACGGACGCAGTGCCAGAGCAAACAGTCACTGTACGTGGCCTGCAGCCACCTGGAGTGCGGTGTTCAGTCTGCCCATCCACCGTCGGCGAGCGTCGGCCTGTCCAAGATGGCCACACCGGGCGATTGGCCGTGGCATGTGGCGCTCCTGCGCTCCGACACGCACGTCTGCGATGGCACGCTG GTATCAAAGGATTGGGTTCTCACGACGGAATCCTGCTTCCAGGGGCAACCTAAAGCCACCTGGATCGCGGTGTTCGGTGCGGTTCGGCTCTCATCCAACGCACCCTGGACACAGCGGCGTCGAATC ATCGGGATGGTAAAGTCACCGGTCGAGGGTAGCACGGCGGCCATGGTACGGCTCGAGACACCCGTCGTCTACTCGGACTTTGTCCGACCGATCTGCCTACCCGACATCCCGCAGAAGGAACCGGTCGATCGCACAAGTGACAACGCCGTGACGCCGACACCGCACGCCGAAAAGTATTCGACAAAGGTGGGCCGCGGTGATGTTGGGCGGGGcccggccgccgccgccagcaaACCGGCAAACCACAGCAAGCTGAAGGAGTACCGCCAGTACTTTGAGATGCCGGGCGAGGTCGAGCTGCTCGGTGACGAGTACGGTGATCTGAACGAAGCCGCCAAGTACGTCAACCAGTACAGTGCGGACTTTGCCGATGAGCAGTATCAGGTGCCGCAGGCCGAAGCGGCCAGTAGTGGCCAACCCCAGACGACACCGACGAGCGGTACCATCTCGAGCTACCCGTTGCCCGCCAACTCACCCCAGACCACTAGCTACATTTCGGCGCTCAACTACATcgggtctggtggtggtggtggtggtgccggtgtcggAGGCGTCGCACCGCCACCCTACCACCAGGTGACGCGTGGTGGTAAGCACGGCCAGTGGACCAACTGCAACACGCTCGGCTGGTCACGGCAGCGGGACCATCTGCAGCGGGTGCAGCTGAAGCTGATCGACATGTCACCGTGCGAGAACATCTCGATCGCGACCGTCAACAGCATGTGCGCCGAGTCGGCCTACCACAAGCCGGACTGCAGCGAGGAAGAGTTTGCCGGCAGCCCGGTCGTCTGTCTGCTGCCGAGCGACCGGCGGTGGGCCCTGGTCGGGCTGAGCTCGTGGCGCATCGCCTGCGCACCGAACGGTATCGAGCGGCCCCGCATGTACGACAAGGTGACACCCAACACGCCGTGGATACGGGACACGATCGCTGCGACGGTCACCTGA
- the LOC126579603 gene encoding ectonucleotide pyrophosphatase/phosphodiesterase family member 5-like: MSTSAGTVASWVRQPQLLVAVIGLTVLMPCLVPAIADPAEPPVLIVVSYDAFRNEYLKRNTTAFMNELRRNGTTSAYLRNVFPTKTFPNHHSIATGVYPNVHGVLANGLYDSQRGGPLNYSYELFHYNRNLLPIWSLNEYSGGHSGCMMWPGSDYGYGPHNLTCSHTQRFNLSVSWEDRLSTIFRWIRDPERPANLIMLYIEEPDYYGHVYGPESDRIAALVVQLNELTRQLHAQIAAQRLRSRVNVVHLSDHGMDAVTPRNFINLTGFVPGELRYDVYGTTPVLQIVPKVKQQTADLYRVLKNAADRDGRFEVYTLENLPARWHYNNSQRTGPITAVARLGYGFDDMWRTVDYYQRQFGVVVTPDTPYGVHGYDNALPIMNPIFFAYGPRIRRQLVVEPFDTVDLYYLFSGILDLTPPPYLAGNLNHVQHILRNGSHDNDDDDDDDDNGGDDSGGDDPWSGSRAKTLAVIFTGSLVGSFALVSLLALGVLYQRRRRRENLVPPYLYEETETFIDEGNKLLHTSTTNSSINGDVVSVDV, translated from the exons ATGAGCACCTCGGCTGGCACTGTGGCCAGCTGGGTGCGGCAGCCACAGCTACTGGTGGCGGTGATAGGGCTGACTGTCCTGATGCCCTGCCTGGTTCCAGCGATCGCCGATCCAGCCGAACCGCCCGTACTTATCGTCGTTTCTTACGATGCATTCCGTAACGAGTATCTGAAACGGAACACGACGGCCTTCATGAACGAGCTGCGGCGAAACGGTACGACCAGCGCCTACTTGCGCAACGTGTTCCCGACCAAAACCTTCCCGAACCATCACAGTATCGCCACCGGCGTCTATCCGAATGTCCACGGCGTACTGGCCAACGGGCTGTACGATTCGCAGCGCGGCGGCCCCCTCAACTACTCGTACGAGCTGTTCCACTACAACCGGAACCTCCTGCCGATTTGG TCCCTGAACGAGTACAGCGGGGGCCATAGCGGCTGCATGATGTGGCCCGGTTCGGACTACGGTTATGGGCCCCACAATCTTACCTGCAGCCACACGCAACGCTTCAACTTGTCGGTGTCGTGGGAGGACCGGCTTAGCACCATATTTCGGTGGATACGTGATCCTGAGCGCCCCGCCAACCTGATCATGCTGTACATCGAGGAGCCGGACTACTACGGGCACGTGTACGGGcccgaatcggatcggattgccGCCCTTGTGGTGCAGCTGAATGAGCTAACCCGCCAGCTGCACGCGCAGATTGCGGCTCAGCGTCTGCGATCGCGCGTCAACGTCGTTCACTTGAGCGACCACGGTATGGACGCGGTGACGCCACGGAACTTCATCAACCTGACCGGGTTCGTGCCGGGCGAGCTGCGCTACGATGTGTACGGTACGACGCCGGTCTTGCAGATCGTGCCGAAAGTGAAGCAGCAGACCGCGGATCTCTACCGGGTGCTGAAAAATGCGGCCGACCGGGACGGCCGGTTTGAGGTGTATACTCTGGAAAACCTGCCCGCCCGCTGGCACTACAACAACTCTCAGCGCACCGGTCCCATTACGGCCGTAGCCCGGCTTGGTTACGGTTTCGACGATATGTGGCGCACGGTGGACTACTATCAGCGTCAGTTCGGTGTCGTAG TGACGCCAGATACGCCCTATGGTGTGCACGGCTATGACAATGCGCTACCAATCATGAACCCGATCTTCTTCGCGTACGGTCCCCGCATCCGCAGGCAGCTGGTGGTCGAACCGTTCGATACGGTCGATCTTTACTACCTATTCAGCGGAATTCTCGACCTTACGCCACCTCCCTACCTGGCTGGCAATTTAAACCATGTGCAGCACATTTTGCGAAACGGCTCACACGataacgacgatgatgatgacgacgacgacaatggtgGCGACGATAGCGGTGGTGACGATCCGTGGAGCGGCTCGCGGGCAAAAACATTGGCAG TCATCTTTACCGGCAGCTTGGTGGGCTCTTTCGCGCTCGTAAGCCTGCTGGCACTCGGCGTGCTCTATCAACGTCGGCGGCGTCGCGAGAACCTGGTGCCTCCTTACTTGTACGAGGAAACGGAAACCTTCATCGATGAGGGGAACAAACTgctgcacaccagcaccaccaactcctCTATCAACGGCGATGTCGTGTCGGTGGATGTTTGA